TGCCTAGAAACAATATGCTGTCCTATAAAGTGAGCAAAATTGATCTATTCCGGATAGACATCTGCCAGCAGGGAGTTCGTTTTAGCAGGTGGTTAAAAACAGATAGCTTTACAGGCagacagttgtttttttgtttgttttgttttttactggcAGCTCAAGACTCTTTCGTGGGGtctttaaatacataaaaaggcTAGATTGAGACACCTGCAGAGCTTTGCCGGTGGTGACATATGGCTCAGGTCTAAATCGGACTCAACAAATCGCCTTCTTGGACGGTGTCCTGGTACATGTTTGATAGCCAAGAGATGAGCCAAAACAATCAAACAGTAGTTAAGCGGTCAATGTGATCTGAATGAAAGGAGTGGACGGGGGATCAGGCAGTGGTTTCTTTCTTTGCAGTGGTTGGAGACGTGTTTATTAAGTATGCAGAATTCTCTACCCTTTGAGCCCCTTTGATGCTTAAGGCATAAACCCTGAAGCGAGCACCATCACAGAAACACTTACATGAATTCAAAAAGTTTTCTGAAACAAATGGCTGCAAATATATGCAAAAATACACAATGCAGGTATATAAAATCATATGATTTTATGGAGATATTTCTCTTgaatgtttcactttttgtcaggttacaacaacaaacagtAGTTGCTTTTATGACAGTTTAAGTGAAGTGagaaatgcatttgtattcagccacaCTCAGtcaaaaaagcaattaaaactgaaatattttatatatctctATCAGCTTTGCATTTCTTGGTCAATAAGACTGGATGGGGAAAGTAAAAAGCAATGTGTTACTGAAAATTAATTTTAAGGCAACTGTAGATTCCCAGTTAGATTTagctctgggctttgactgggccattctaacacaaccttgctttgatccaaaccattccattgtagctcttaTTGTATTGTATGCTCATGTTTTTTGTCCAATCTGGAAGATGAACCCCCATCCTATTTTCAGCCTtttgcaggttttctttcaggattgcaCTTTATTTATCTACGGCAATTTTCACATTTACCCTTGCCAGTTTTCCTCCCCCCACAgcagaaaagcattcccacatcTTGATACTGCTGCCACCATGGGTGCACTATGGGGAAAGTATGTGCAGGTCATGCAAGCCAAAAAACAATATTCTGGCCTCATCTAAGCAGAACACTTCAAACCAATGTTTTAGTttactttcttcttgccactctacCATCAAGGCATGTTTTGTGGCTAGCAGAACCAATACTTTTCCTATCAATAGACTCTCCGACTTGggttgtggatctctgcagccctTACAAAGTCATTATGggccttttggctgcttctctgatcaatacTCTTCTTGCCGGGCCTGACAGTTTAGGTGGTTAaacaggtttgcagttgtgccataccctttccattttcagaaatGGGTTGATCAGTGCTCCAACAGATGTTTAAAGTTTGGGATGTTGTTTAATAACTAAACCCTTCTTCCCAACTTTCTCTATGCTGTGTTCTTTGCTCTTCAAAATTCTGTTTGTTCGCTAATATTTCCTACCAAACCCGGGAGGCCTTCACAGATCAGCTGGATTTAAACTGAGATAAATTGCACACAGATAGCCTCCATTTATTAATCAGGCAACTTCTGCAGGTATTTGGTAGTGCTGAATTGTATCCGAGGTATTGGAGTAAAGAGGGatgaacaaaaaaagcacagctcattttccagtttttatttgtaaaaaaatatttaaaaacattgtgtcaTTCCATTTCcactgttttaatattttctgttggTCATCCTGGAATAAAACTTGTTGGCAGCAAGATAAAATGGAAAGATGGGACAAGCATGTCACAAAGGACTGTTGCAGCAAGAAGTTGTTCTACAAAGTGTACTAGCTTCAAACCTGTTATAACCAGAAGTCTGTTTAGATAAAATAAGAGTTACTTTATTGTTCCGTAATGTCAAAATTTGGATGTAACAGTGGCAagacacagacagttacacacaattattagcaaaaaaataaataaaaaataagacaaaagagcaaactaatctaatctaaaaatttgctctaaagaaacaccaagaatagaagatagctcaggatatttatttattttttgttttgtaattgtagATGTGTGGAACAACAGTCTTTATTCAAGCTGTGTCACATCGCTGTGTTATAAACCTGGCCCGCTGCGCTCTGCCTCATACAGTGGCCCCTTTAACCTTTTTATTCTGTTAGTGGGAGTCTGCCGCAGTATAAACTGCCATGTCCAGTTTGTGAAACAAAGCTTGAAAGAGAAATTCACTCAATAGCCCCCCAGAAACCAAATACTGCTGCTCACTCCTGAACAAGAGGACGCTTTCGCTTTGATTCTTACTTTTACAGAAACGTTAGAGGGTTCCATTTGTAAGCAAAGTGCTATATAGAATCTGAGAATCATAATCATAATCCCactttaaaccacaatactgcataataaatatacataataatgatggattctcatgtgtttgtgaatgtaCACATACTGCAAGAATTTAACTTACAGGCAAGGTTACCTAAAAACTATTGAGTTACCTTATTCTTAAAGGTGGCATGCAGTAGTGGAGCAACTTCTCATGCTCCCAAGGTAAACCCCCTTTTAATATATGTTATGTTGGTCCCAAGGCCAACTCTGTCTATTTTTCTTGTAtgtatttttgtaatttaaccTTTGTTATTCAACTTTTAATACCTTTATTGATTCTGTAATTGGGCTTGGGacaagaatatatatattttttattctaacaCATGTCTTACCATGGGTTGAAATGGCAATAAATTGATTGAACTTGAGAGCATTGTGGATCAAGGTTGTGAATGCCTCCTGAAGCCCAATTTACTTGACAGACATTTAAGAAGGGATTGAAACACCTATCTTTAGAGAAAGTGGGAGGGGCTAAAACTTCACAGTGACACGTAGAGCTATTTTCGGCTAAACTGTAATTTAAACCATcatatttctcattttatttcaaggaaAGGTTATAGAGCACCTTTGCAGAGAGGCCTGAACACCCAGTGTAATTAGAGCCCTTTGAAGGTCAGTCTGAGTACATCTGACATGTTTCAATCTAGTAACTCAATACTTGACTTCTTCATCTTTTTTGCATGCCGGTGCATAAAGAAAATTGCTTGACATGACTAAAGCAGCAAAACACATTACAAAAAATTCTAACTACCTACTACTTTACAGTAAAGCCTTATTGATATATTTGTAATACACTGACTTGTGACCAAACACGGCTCAAATTGGGGAGGCAGTGAGTTGCACagcacatctgttttttttcctaataaacAAAGTGTTTTTCACCATTAACGATGAGACACACAGTGAAACATATACTGTTCCTGATGTTTGAGAGAGAGGTCTACAGAGAGCAACTGAAACACTAGCCTCAGTGTTCGCAATTAAATCTAGAGTCCAGTTAAAAAGCAGGAAATCAGGTTTTCTGTAAAGTTTGTCAGCACAACTAAAGGGAACTAAATCAAGATATGTTTCATAGAAAATTGTCAATGAGCCATGTTAAACCTTCAGTGTGCTAACTTTAGAGTAGTAATTTAGCAAACAgttcagcatgaaaacatcatTACCCAGAACAAAACCTTTGTTTATGGAAGAGTGTAGTGGTATGTGCCATTTCAGATAGAAAAAGACATGTCAGAACttcattagcttttttttaacttatttgctGTACCAAAACCTCCCTTTTTCATTACAGATAAAAAACATAGCAGCACATACACATGCATGTACATACTGCTCAACTgaagtttatatatttatacataatgTCTGTATGCTGTAAGCGGTTGAAATTTAAGTCAAATCCCAGTTTTTGCACATAATCTTAGCCATTGAAGATGATTTTGATTTTGGTGCAGCATATTGAAGCTGACCTAAAGATATTCCAGCTAGTACAAAATATCTGCAACCATGAAGAAAAATGGAGACTGCAGCATTAAGAGAGGCATTTGTCAGTGTAATACTGATGAAATGTGGGGGCTTCTTGTACTCCAATTTGAAGCTACAAACCTTTCATGCATATCCATTATATTATGGATTATTTGgataattaatttaaatgagGTTTCGGTCTGCGGGCCAGGCCTCTGCAAATGCCTGATTCCAAATGTATTGATTAAATATAGTAGTCAAAATAATCTCGATCAGGATTAAAATAACACTCATATTTGCatatttccctctgggattattaaagtatttctgattctgaactgCTTAAATCTTAACTATTTTTTAGCTATTTAATCCTAACAATTTAATATTATTGTCATTACTTTTCATCTTGTGAAGTGTAAGATaaccttttatttataaaagccCTGCTATTGACTTACTCTGACATGCTgatattgttgatttattttaattaagagGCCACTGACTggctctgttttgcttttataaacagatttttagatttttgttttcccacaggttaattgtatttattacattattcatacatttaaaatgacttaataCAGTAATCAGGACCAAGTGACGTGGAATGAAGCTGTATATGGTAATAAGAACTGACTACTTCACCTTTatgcaagaaaataaacattaacagTACTCTagctatttttgtgttttttatataataaatgACAGAGAAAAGATCGTAACACACATAAAACAGTTGAATATACCTTTGTACAAATGTAAGTACATCCAGTTTTTGGAACCTAAGAATAGTTAAAGAAGTTATAAGTAAGACAAGTCAACCTAAATAATTCCCGTTCGTTCCCTGTAAGCAATTGCtgctctccatcaacaatgtcttagtcaagatgttctcctttcaaacctagaggtacgaacgacttcagttcagagtgtagcccgtgtttacttcctggttcctcagccaatcatatgagagtttctagggttcccaaaacagaggtcagcatttggtattttattttggcaaaagagcagcagccagcaAACATAGAAGCCCgaaagagaagcagaccagaaatagaacagaatacaatatcaaatacctgtcctgtggaagtaaaaattcagattcaatGGACCGTTGAGTAAATAGTAGGTGTCCATGAAAGGTAAAGTGtaagtgtcattattacttattgttcctttaataaaacaGAATGCATTGTTTGTACTTTTATCAAGGGTTTGAATGTGACGCGCTTCCTAGAAAACTGGGTTCCAACACTTTTTCTATTCAAGTTTGTTCAAATTTCATACTGTCCCAGACTCATCTTTGCAGAGCTCTCTttcattattttccattttaaattataatatgAAGTCATGTCAGATATTTCTACGTTGATCAGGCTTTCAATTGCAAAACAAACTGGAAGGAATGACACAAGGATTAAAAGGAAAGTAACATAAAAGGGATGGAAGGAGGACAGGAAGGAGGGTAAAAAGAAGGGAGGATGGACAAGGATAGaaagatataaaaacaaaaagatgaaaagaggGAAATAAGGATGACACAAGTAAAGTACAATAGGAATCAAGGTAGGACACAGGAATGGAAGCACAAAAAAACTACCTTATAGAAGGAAATAattaaagaagaacaagaaagaaGGGAAATAATGAAAGGAGTAAGGAAAGATGGAAGGGTGCAAATAAGCCAAAATGACATGGGGACGacaaaaagaaagtaaagaaGGAATTacatgagagagagaggaagaaaggaacaaaaacacatggaaTGAAGGACACAAGTAAGCGTATGAGgcaggaaggacacaaggaagaacTCAAAGTAGGAAGGATGTAAGGAAGGTCTAATTTCTGGAGAAAGAAACGTTGGATGTCGCCTTTGCTGAGTGACAATTTATTGCCTCAAGCAACgcttctcttcttctctgcttgtttgttttcctgtcaCAAGATACACGAGCATCATGGGGAACAGCGAGACAGAAAAAGAATAAGAATGTCAAATGTTCCCATGGAGTTCTAACCAAGCTGGCCAGAAATGGGATGAATCATCGAACCCAAGTATCAGGAGGAATGTTTCATAATGCTGGGCTGTTCAGGAAGAATTTGTAATcaattcctatttttttttttttttttttttttacagaatagTAAAATTTTCTTGTGTTTAGCCAAGAAATATTccagaaaaaaatcttatttaatgCAAAAAGCTAGTTTCTCTGATTTTGTTAGGTGAATTGTTAATACTTCGTAAACATATTCTAAAGATTATGATCTGTTTCTAATGGTGGGTAATTCATTTAATGAGAAAAAGCAATTGAACTGGAATTTTCCTTGAAAACATGTAATTTGGAGCTAAAACATATGTTAAAAAACCTTGCTCTTTGCATTTAATGAGGCATTCAGTCACAGAACTCAAATATCACTGGGAATTGCTTGATTCTCAGAAGCTGCACCTGGTTGTTGAATTAGGCTTTAGCTTGATTGCAAAGTTAGTATTAAttctctttaaatattttccacattttgtcatattatgaCCAGAAACTTGAATATAGTTTTGGGGCactttatgtatatatatataaaaaagtgcaTAGTTGTGAAACTGAGGGACAATGAAACTTAatggctttttgtttttaacaacgtTCTGAAATTGCACCCCTTTATCTCTGATACCCGGGCTTCCTACACATTTGTTACTGCCCAGACTCAACATTTTGTATGGGGAGACGAAATGCTTCTTACACTTTTCAAATTCTTGTTTGTATTTCAATGCACTACTTCATGCAGATCTGTTATTTAGAATCTCAATAAAATGCAGTCAGATTTGAATTTATAATGGgacaaaatgcaaagaaaacttTAGCAAGGCACTATAGTCACATGTTATCCTGCtatatttaaaaaggattttaatgtAGCAAGTGGCATATTTTGAAATGAGGACTTAATTTATGCTGCTGTTCAACAAGGACCCCACattgaccgtttttttttttttatattcttcacataaacattttggaaatcaaaacaagaaccacatttttaaaaaagtccaTAGATTGTTTAATACAACATACCATATTCTCAACAATTCAACATCAACAAAATTTtgttaattgaaaaaaaatctgcatattACCTTTATTGCACAGAACAATTTGAATGTATTTTCCATAGACTTCTTTTttagtatatttttattttgtaaaaagttggcTCGGACTATACATGGTTGATATAGCCCAGggtcaaaatgaaaaagaaaggaataacaaaataaaaaaattaaataaaaatgaaatcccAGATCATCCGGGACTAAAAAAAAGGCTTGATACAGTAGCCACACTTTGAACAAATAGCATTCATATTCAGCAAGAGGGAGAACCGTGAGCCACAtccagtgttatttttttttcctttatgcaAAACTGATTACATCAAAGCTGCTTCAGATTGCTCCATGGGTGAAACCATCTGTGTCAGTCAAGCCATCTGCATATCCCGTCTTTACTTCCAGCCATCACTATGACATTATCTGTAATGTCATCAGCCATAGATATCCTGACACACATTTGTGAAGCCCGGCTGTCCATAGTGTAACTTAAAAAGTTAAGGCTTCAACCCTTAGATTTACTATGCAGTGCTGACTTGGGAGCACAAGATGTTCAAGTTCTTCCACTCCCTAACGATGCAGAATGCACGTTTCTGGGGAGAAGCAAACCTGTAAGTGATCCAGAAGGTAATGATTCCTTTAATGGGAGAAAAAGGGGGCACTTTCATGACTAAATCAgcaaattattaaaacaaaacaacaaacaaacaaacaaataattagaaaaaacaaactcCAGAGAAGTAACCAACAATGACAGAAATATTCTACAGCTTCAGGAGCACATTGTGTTCCAAAACAGGAGCACcacaaaaaagtatttcttatttcttggaatcatgtaaagcacaaAAAATACTATTCTGCAGCCATAGTTGAGTGCTTTTCGTAAAAATTATCGACACAAATGGTATGCCAGCAATATCAGAATTGTTTAATTTACCCAGCTGACCTGTAATGAGGAAAACCTGGATTAGAAACACTATAAAATAAACTGGAATGCATCTCTCAAATCTCTTAGGTGACGTCACCCAGACCTTCAATAAGAGACAAGGTTCAGTCTCCAGGACCAACAATTTACGGGTCAACCAGAGCGCCTCAGGGGTAAACAAGGTCATTTTTTTGACTGCAGAATAGTTGTTGCATCCATTGTTAGATTAATTATCAATGAAAAGttcagtttacttttttttacagtttagtTTGGGTCTTATGATATTGAAGAAAAAGGACTGCAGAGAACTATCAAAGTTTACCATCtatgaattaaattaatttcaaaagagAAAATTAGGTGCCCGAATTTATTCTCCTTTCCATCTGCTAACATCGCACTTCTAAAACGCAACTACTCTAAATAAGATTTAGCAGTTTTTAGTGTGCAGCACTAAAAAGAAATAGCAATACAATTACACTGTTATAAACCAAGgtgttaataaaaataaaaatcccaccGTTCATTGCAATTTCTTGGCTTCGGATTAACAActgtcacattttaaatttgttttttgttggtttttttgttgttttttttacagtttttgttatcaagaatttcttgttttatattTGCAACAAAGCATTCTCCGGCATTGTGTCACAAATAcagaaagaagatggaaaaagaCTGTTGGAAATCGTATTaccattttaaacaaacatgtaCTGGAATGTAATCTGCTTGCATGTATGTAGGTATGTATGCATGAAGCACTTTTATGATCTGTTTGTATGTATGGGCTCATTAACTTAACATTCATACGACTGCacagaaaacaagaaattaaatgaaaaaaaagaaaatatcagtGATCCAAATATGATCTGGCCCCATATTCTGGCTGTTTGGAGtgcttctttcttcttttatgGGTTATTAGTCCTAATTATTTTCCAGAGGAATATGATCTTTGTATAACAAATCTGACTTTCAAATAATGCCCCTTCTGGCTTTGTAGAAACCACTGTATCACTGGGTGTGGTTACAttccctcttcttttttttttttttttctcgttttaaGTCAGGAACAGGCCTCCTGCCAAGTCCACCAGTTAGAGAAAAAAGCATTAATCTATGTTAATGGGCCATGAGCCACAGGTTTGCAagggataaaaagaaaatgtcttcttttctattttgtCTTGTGCTGATGTCCAAAATTGATAAATGTCaccatttttaaatcattttcatgtTGAACTTACGAGGAGCATCTACTGTGGTGCTGCTCATGCCAGCGTCCGATTTCCGTGGCACATACTCGATCTCGATGTTGTGCTTTGTGTTGCCTTTCCCTCTGCTCCAGAGGAACAGCAGTACCAGGCAAAACAGGACAACACCAAGAAAAGAGATGAAACCCATTGTGGTTGCAATAATTAGTGTCTTTATGTCAAATGGGAACGGAACATTGGCTTTTGTACCATTAGCACCAGTCTCAGTTGGTTGGTTTGATATGAAAGCAAAAGTCTTGTTGGGTTGGTGTGGCCAGTCCGGTGAATAACTATGAATGTGTAGGTGAGCAAAAGATGAGTCATTTCCGCCCGCATTGCTGGCTATACACTCATAGGTACCGTTATCTTGAATCTGGGCATAGCGCACCTCAAGGGTGCCATCTGGCAACACGGAGAGCCTTCCAATTGTTTTGGAGGTGATAAACCTTTTCTGAGGAGAACGCCACATAATCACTGGAGCAGGATCTCCATCTGCTTGGCAAGCAAAATGGACAATGGCTCCTTCATCAACAAATTTCTGCTGGGCTTTACGATCCTTAATCCTGGACTTGCGACACGTAAAGTAGTTGGACTGCAGAACATCCGGGAAGTCTTTAAACTCTTTGCCTTGGACAAACTCGGGAGAGGCGCACGTTGGCTGCTGCTTGTTGAAGTTCAGTCTCCATCGCCTTCGAAAAACCCACAAGAGTCGGCAGTCACAGGCCAGGGGATTATCATACAAGGCCAGGGTTTCTAGGTTTCCAACTGAATGGAAAGCAGACTCCTCCAACGTAGTGAGAGAGTTTCCAGATACATTAAGTATTTTTAGGTAGTTCAGACCTCGGAAAGAGTAGGGCTCAATCATCGCGAGTCTCCCTCCAACTAGATGAAACTCCTGTAGACGCAGAAGGTCGTGCAATTTATTTCCCTCTATGGTATGGATGGGATTGTATGAAAGATTAAGAAATCGCAAATAAACCAGATGCTGCAGGGCTACATAAGGGATTGTGGTCAGGTTGGTGTTGGCAATGGTCAGAGAGGTGAGATTTAATCCATACAAACAATTGGTGGTCATGGTATCCAAGTATGGCCAATTTGCTATTTCTAGCACTTTTAGCCGATAGAGCCGTTTAAAAGAATAATCCCGTATGGAATTGATGTTGAGGTGACGCAGCCTGAGAGTGATCAAACTGTGAAGGTGGGTAAAAGCTTCTGTTGGCACAGAAGACAAGTTGCACTTCTCAAGACTCAGGTGCTCAAGGCTGTTAAGGCCATGAAAAGCACGATGAGCGATGAAGACCAGATCATTATCACCAACCTCCAAAGAGCGAAGGTTGTACAAATCCTGGAACATATAGTCCAACAGGATGACAATTTTGTTCTCACTTATGTCCAGCTCCGTGAGATTGCTTAGGCCTGTGAATACACCCAGCTGGATCAGCTTCAGCTTGTTGCTACGCAACCCCAATGTCCGCAAGCCATAAAGGTTATTGAATGCTCCAGGTTCAATTGTGGAGATAGTGTTTTCACTGAGCTCCAGGTGTTCCAGGTTAGGGAAGTTGGCAAACTCGTCTGGGTTAATCGTTCTGATGCGGTTCTTGCTGAGGTCCAGCAGTCTCGTTTCTGCAGGAATGCCCTCAGGAACTGTCATGAGCTTCTTACGATGGCACATCACTGAGCGCTCTG
This genomic stretch from Fundulus heteroclitus isolate FHET01 chromosome 2, MU-UCD_Fhet_4.1, whole genome shotgun sequence harbors:
- the lingo1a gene encoding leucine-rich repeat and immunoglobulin-like domain-containing nogo receptor-interacting protein 1 — encoded protein: MVAREATGHSYLVACWQPILILMLGTVLSGSTTGCPSRCECNVPERSVMCHRKKLMTVPEGIPAETRLLDLSKNRIRTINPDEFANFPNLEHLELSENTISTIEPGAFNNLYGLRTLGLRSNKLKLIQLGVFTGLSNLTELDISENKIVILLDYMFQDLYNLRSLEVGDNDLVFIAHRAFHGLNSLEHLSLEKCNLSSVPTEAFTHLHSLITLRLRHLNINSIRDYSFKRLYRLKVLEIANWPYLDTMTTNCLYGLNLTSLTIANTNLTTIPYVALQHLVYLRFLNLSYNPIHTIEGNKLHDLLRLQEFHLVGGRLAMIEPYSFRGLNYLKILNVSGNSLTTLEESAFHSVGNLETLALYDNPLACDCRLLWVFRRRWRLNFNKQQPTCASPEFVQGKEFKDFPDVLQSNYFTCRKSRIKDRKAQQKFVDEGAIVHFACQADGDPAPVIMWRSPQKRFITSKTIGRLSVLPDGTLEVRYAQIQDNGTYECIASNAGGNDSSFAHLHIHSYSPDWPHQPNKTFAFISNQPTETGANGTKANVPFPFDIKTLIIATTMGFISFLGVVLFCLVLLFLWSRGKGNTKHNIEIEYVPRKSDAGMSSTTVDAPRKFNMKMI